One segment of Streptomyces sp. TG1A-8 DNA contains the following:
- the rsmH gene encoding 16S rRNA (cytosine(1402)-N(4))-methyltransferase RsmH yields the protein MSQSRHVPVMLQRCLDLLAPALERPGAVVVDCTLGLGGHSEALLTRFPGARLIGLDRDKEALRLAGERLAPHQDRATLVHAVYDELPGVLDRLGTARVQGVLFDLGVSSMQLDEAGRGFAYAQDAPLDMRMDQTTGVSAAEVLNTYPAGELVRILRAYGEEKQARRIVSAIVRAREEEPFTTSARLVELIRDALPQAAKRTGGNPAKRTFQALRIEVNGELSVLERAVPAAVRALGVGGRIAVLSYHSLEDRLVKQVFAAGAATTAPPGLPVVPERYQPRLKLLTRGAELPTEEEIAENRRAAPARLRGAERIREDAE from the coding sequence TTGAGCCAGAGTCGACACGTCCCGGTGATGCTCCAGCGGTGCCTGGACCTGCTGGCACCCGCCCTGGAGCGGCCCGGAGCGGTGGTGGTCGACTGCACCCTCGGCCTCGGCGGCCACAGCGAGGCGCTGCTGACCCGGTTCCCCGGCGCGCGGCTGATCGGCCTGGACCGGGACAAGGAGGCGCTGCGCCTGGCCGGTGAGCGGCTGGCGCCCCACCAGGACCGCGCCACCCTCGTGCACGCCGTCTACGACGAACTGCCCGGGGTGCTCGACCGGCTCGGCACCGCCCGCGTGCAGGGCGTCCTGTTCGACCTCGGCGTGTCCTCCATGCAGCTGGACGAGGCCGGCCGCGGCTTCGCCTACGCCCAGGACGCGCCCCTGGACATGCGCATGGACCAGACGACCGGCGTCAGCGCCGCCGAGGTCCTCAACACCTACCCGGCGGGCGAGCTGGTGCGCATCCTGCGCGCCTACGGCGAGGAGAAGCAGGCCAGGCGGATCGTCTCCGCGATCGTCCGCGCGCGCGAGGAGGAGCCCTTCACCACCAGCGCGCGGCTCGTCGAACTGATCCGCGACGCCCTGCCGCAAGCAGCCAAGCGCACCGGGGGCAACCCGGCCAAGCGCACCTTCCAGGCGCTGCGCATCGAGGTCAACGGCGAGCTGTCCGTGCTGGAGCGGGCCGTTCCGGCCGCCGTGAGGGCCCTCGGCGTCGGCGGACGCATCGCCGTGCTGTCGTACCACTCGCTGGAGGACCGCCTGGTGAAGCAGGTGTTCGCGGCCGGCGCCGCCACCACCGCCCCGCCGGGGCTGCCCGTCGTGCCCGAGCGCTACCAGCCCCGGCTCAAGCTGCTGACGCGTGGTGCCGAACTTCCCACCGAGGAAGAGATCGCCGAGAACCGCCGGGCCGCCCCCGCCCGGCTGCGCGGTGCCGAGCGCATCAGGGAGGACGCGGAGTGA
- a CDS encoding septum formation initiator family protein, with translation MRRKPELKGRAARLAGLLPAGRARAARTPFVLLVVLLLGGGLIGLLVLNSALSAGSFELDDLQKRTKTLTDEEQALQRDIDAYSSPDALQRRARELGMVPGGAPAFLGPDGTVKGVPGPAPESAAFTDPAGLQDMIPVPGPDAPAATGPTPTGPAGPSGGPVPSASAPTAPSDPVTAPAPAMAPLAPLQPLQPAPTPTPGR, from the coding sequence GTGCGCAGGAAACCCGAACTGAAGGGGAGGGCGGCCCGGCTGGCCGGGCTCCTCCCCGCCGGCCGCGCCCGTGCGGCCCGCACCCCGTTCGTCCTCCTCGTCGTCCTGCTGCTCGGCGGCGGCCTCATCGGGCTGCTGGTGCTGAACTCCGCGCTCAGCGCGGGTTCGTTCGAACTGGACGACCTGCAGAAGCGGACGAAGACCCTCACCGACGAGGAACAGGCCCTCCAGCGGGACATCGACGCCTACTCGTCCCCCGACGCCCTCCAGCGCCGCGCCCGGGAACTGGGCATGGTGCCCGGTGGCGCCCCGGCCTTCCTCGGCCCCGACGGCACCGTCAAGGGCGTGCCCGGCCCCGCCCCCGAGTCCGCCGCGTTCACCGACCCGGCCGGCCTGCAGGACATGATCCCGGTCCCGGGCCCGGACGCGCCCGCCGCCACCGGCCCGACACCCACCGGCCCGGCCGGGCCGTCCGGCGGCCCCGTCCCCTCGGCGTCCGCGCCGACGGCGCCCTCGGACCCGGTGACCGCCCCGGCCCCGGCGATGGCGCCGCTCGCCCCCCTCCAGCCCCTCCAGCCCGCCCCCACCCCGACCCCCGGCAGGTGA
- a CDS encoding penicillin-binding protein 2, with protein sequence MSDREPPRRRVPGPAKPPRPRGAVRRQPGPGARPARRPGGARPPAPPALRLGSSRPRLRLVGLALALVLIAFVVRLLQVQAVDASTYTAKAEQNRYVVHTLTAERGRITDRNGVALAVSEDAYDITADPTLFSAKQLKIDDGPERAAALLAPILGQDQAALVRKLRPANKESRYAELASRRTPQVWKQIKDLKAALAQKAGTDPRTVNVLAGVFADPSSQRVYPNGDLAAGILGWVNADGTGGGGIERKLDKQLSGKDGKVRYAQSGGRQVPTAGSTETPAVPGSDVELTLDRDIQWAAQDAITEQVEKSRADRGYVIVQDTRTGRVLAMANSPGFDPNDLAKADGDAMGNAALQDAYEPGSTAKVMSMAAVLEQNAATPLTHVVVPNRLHRGDRLFQDDVDHATWYLTLNGVLAKSSNIGTILATGQLGRTQAEANEVLYSYLRKFGIGSYTGLGFPGETRGILAPPGKWSTSQQYTIPFGQGFSINAMQAASVYSTIANGGVRVEPTLVRGTKGPDGRFDPAPKPKRTRVISEKTARTLARMLESVVDDEQGTGIRARIPGYRVAGKTGTANRVDPATGRYHGYTSSFAGFAPADKPRVTVYCAIQNATSGSYFGGQICGPVYKQVMEFALKTLQVPPTGARAANLPVTYRP encoded by the coding sequence GTGTCCGACAGGGAACCGCCCCGCCGCCGCGTGCCCGGCCCCGCGAAGCCGCCCCGGCCGCGGGGCGCCGTCCGGCGGCAGCCCGGGCCCGGCGCCCGTCCGGCCCGCCGCCCCGGCGGAGCCCGGCCCCCGGCCCCGCCCGCCCTCCGGCTCGGCAGCTCCCGGCCCCGGCTGCGCCTGGTCGGCCTCGCGCTCGCCCTGGTCTTGATCGCCTTCGTGGTACGGCTGCTGCAGGTCCAGGCCGTCGACGCGAGCACGTACACCGCGAAGGCCGAGCAGAACCGCTACGTCGTGCACACCCTGACCGCAGAGCGCGGCAGGATCACCGACCGCAACGGCGTGGCCCTCGCCGTCAGCGAGGACGCGTACGACATCACGGCCGACCCCACGCTGTTCAGCGCGAAGCAACTGAAGATCGACGACGGGCCCGAGCGGGCCGCCGCGCTGCTCGCGCCGATCCTCGGCCAGGACCAGGCGGCGCTCGTCAGGAAACTCAGGCCCGCGAACAAGGAGTCCCGCTACGCCGAGCTCGCCTCCCGCCGCACCCCGCAGGTCTGGAAGCAGATCAAGGACCTGAAGGCCGCGCTCGCCCAGAAGGCCGGGACGGACCCCCGCACCGTCAACGTGCTCGCCGGCGTCTTCGCCGACCCCAGCAGCCAGCGCGTGTACCCCAACGGCGACCTCGCCGCCGGGATACTGGGCTGGGTCAACGCCGACGGCACGGGCGGCGGCGGCATCGAGCGGAAACTGGACAAGCAGCTGTCCGGCAAGGACGGCAAGGTCCGCTACGCCCAGTCCGGGGGCCGCCAGGTGCCCACCGCGGGGTCCACCGAGACCCCCGCCGTGCCCGGCAGCGACGTGGAGCTCACCCTCGACCGCGACATCCAGTGGGCCGCGCAGGACGCCATCACCGAGCAGGTGGAGAAGTCCCGGGCGGACCGCGGCTACGTCATCGTCCAGGACACCCGCACCGGCCGGGTCCTGGCCATGGCCAACTCGCCCGGCTTCGACCCGAACGACCTGGCGAAGGCCGACGGCGACGCCATGGGCAACGCGGCCCTCCAGGACGCCTACGAACCCGGCTCCACCGCCAAGGTGATGTCGATGGCGGCCGTCCTGGAGCAGAACGCGGCCACCCCGCTCACCCACGTCGTCGTGCCGAACCGGCTGCACCGCGGCGACCGGCTCTTCCAGGACGACGTCGACCACGCCACCTGGTACCTCACCCTCAACGGGGTGCTCGCCAAGTCCAGCAACATCGGCACGATCCTCGCCACCGGCCAGCTCGGCAGGACCCAGGCCGAGGCCAACGAGGTCCTCTACTCCTACCTGCGCAAGTTCGGCATCGGCAGCTACACCGGGCTCGGCTTCCCGGGGGAGACGCGGGGCATCCTCGCGCCCCCCGGGAAGTGGTCCACCTCGCAGCAGTACACGATCCCTTTCGGCCAGGGCTTCTCCATCAACGCCATGCAGGCCGCCTCCGTGTACTCGACGATCGCCAACGGCGGCGTCCGGGTGGAGCCCACGCTGGTGCGCGGCACGAAGGGCCCCGACGGGCGCTTCGACCCCGCCCCGAAACCCAAGAGGACGCGGGTGATCAGCGAGAAGACAGCCCGGACGCTGGCCCGGATGCTGGAGTCCGTCGTGGACGACGAGCAGGGCACCGGCATCAGGGCCCGCATCCCCGGGTACCGGGTCGCGGGCAAGACGGGCACGGCCAACCGCGTGGATCCGGCCACCGGCAGGTACCACGGCTACACCTCGTCGTTCGCCGGCTTCGCGCCCGCGGACAAGCCCCGCGTCACCGTGTACTGCGCCATCCAGAACGCCACCTCCGGCAGCTACTTCGGCGGCCAGATCTGCGGCCCCGTCTACAAGCAGGTGATGGAGTTCGCCCTCAAGACCCTCCAGGTCCCGCCGACCGGGGCCCGGGCCGCGAACCTGCCCGTCACCTACCGGCCCTGA
- a CDS encoding UDP-N-acetylmuramoyl-L-alanyl-D-glutamate--2,6-diaminopimelate ligase — protein MTYPGPPRPVQVSATPLAELADQLGAAAPRAAAGITGITHDSRAVRPGDLYAALPGARLHGADFVAQAAGLGAAAVLTDPAGAGRAAATGLPVLVVDDPRARMGELAATLYGHPGRDLLQIGITGTSGKTTTAYLVEGGLRTARSTGLIGTVETRIGGERIKSERTTPEATDLQALFAVMRERGVEAVAMEVSSHALVLGRVDGCVFDVAVFTNLSPEHMEFHSGMEDYFQAKAQLFTPARSRLGVINADDEYGRRLAREATVPVVTFSAEGRPDADWRAGDVRIGPMDATFTVTGPGGERVSARSPLPGPFNVANTLAAVVALAAAGLDPQAAADGVAAVPGVPGRLERVDAGQPYLAVVDYAHKTDAVESVLRALRKVTKGRVHVVLGCGGDRDRTKRAPMGAAAARLADTAVLTSDNPRSEDPLAILATMLQGAVSVPAHERGEVLLLPDRAAAIAAAVGRARPGDTVLVAGKGHEQGQDVAGAVRPFDDRQVLREAIQKTQG, from the coding sequence GTGACATATCCGGGGCCGCCGCGACCGGTTCAGGTCTCCGCCACACCCCTCGCGGAACTGGCCGATCAGCTGGGTGCCGCCGCTCCGCGCGCCGCCGCCGGGATCACCGGGATCACCCACGACTCGCGCGCCGTCCGCCCCGGCGACCTGTACGCCGCCCTGCCGGGCGCCCGCCTGCACGGCGCCGACTTCGTCGCCCAGGCCGCCGGCCTCGGCGCCGCCGCCGTGCTGACCGATCCGGCCGGCGCCGGGCGCGCCGCCGCGACCGGCCTGCCGGTGCTCGTCGTGGACGACCCGCGCGCGCGGATGGGCGAGCTGGCCGCCACGCTCTACGGCCACCCGGGCCGCGACCTGCTCCAGATCGGCATCACCGGCACCTCGGGCAAGACCACCACCGCCTACCTCGTCGAGGGCGGCCTGCGGACGGCCCGGTCCACCGGGCTCATCGGCACCGTCGAGACGCGCATCGGCGGGGAGCGCATCAAGTCCGAGCGCACCACCCCCGAAGCCACCGACCTGCAGGCCCTCTTCGCCGTCATGCGCGAACGCGGCGTCGAGGCGGTCGCCATGGAGGTCTCCAGCCACGCGCTGGTCCTCGGCCGGGTCGACGGCTGCGTCTTCGACGTCGCCGTCTTCACCAACCTCAGCCCGGAGCACATGGAGTTCCACTCCGGCATGGAGGACTACTTCCAGGCCAAGGCGCAGCTGTTCACGCCGGCGCGCAGCCGGCTCGGCGTGATCAACGCCGACGACGAGTACGGCCGCCGCCTCGCGCGCGAGGCGACCGTCCCGGTCGTCACCTTCTCCGCCGAGGGCCGCCCCGACGCCGACTGGCGCGCCGGGGACGTCCGCATCGGCCCCATGGACGCGACGTTCACCGTCACCGGTCCCGGCGGCGAGCGGGTGAGCGCCAGGTCGCCGCTGCCGGGCCCCTTCAACGTGGCGAACACCCTCGCCGCCGTCGTCGCGCTCGCCGCGGCCGGCCTCGACCCGCAGGCCGCCGCCGACGGCGTCGCCGCCGTACCCGGCGTCCCGGGCCGCCTGGAGCGGGTCGACGCCGGACAGCCCTACCTCGCGGTCGTCGACTACGCCCACAAGACGGACGCCGTCGAGTCCGTGCTCCGGGCGCTGCGCAAGGTCACCAAGGGCCGGGTGCACGTCGTCCTCGGCTGCGGCGGCGACCGCGACCGGACCAAGCGGGCCCCGATGGGCGCCGCCGCCGCCCGGCTCGCCGACACGGCCGTCCTGACGTCCGACAACCCCCGCTCCGAGGACCCGCTCGCCATCCTCGCCACCATGCTCCAGGGCGCGGTCTCCGTGCCCGCGCACGAGCGCGGCGAGGTGCTCCTCCTGCCGGACCGGGCCGCCGCGATCGCCGCCGCCGTGGGCCGCGCCCGGCCCGGCGACACGGTGCTGGTCGCCGGCAAGGGCCACGAGCAGGGCCAGGACGTCGCCGGCGCGGTCCGCCCCTTCGACGACCGCCAGGTCCTTCGCGAAGCTATCCAGAAGACCCAGGGATGA
- the murF gene encoding UDP-N-acetylmuramoyl-tripeptide--D-alanyl-D-alanine ligase has product MIALSLAEIAAVVGGQTHDIPDPSAQVTGPVVRDSREVVPGSLFAAFAGERADGHDYARAVVEAGAVAVLASRPVGVPAIVVEDVQAALGALARHVVGLLGATLVALTGSAGKTSTKDLIAQVLRRKAPTVFTPGSLNNEIGLPLTALSATAETRFLVLEMGARGIGHIRYLTGLTPPRIGLVLNVGTAHIGEFGGREQIARAKGELVEALPGDGTAVLNADDPLVRAMAARTKAKVVLFGESAEADVRAENVRLTDSGRPSFRLHTPSGASDVTMRLYGEHHVSNALAAAAVAHELGMSAEEIATALSEAGSLSRWRMEVTERPDGVTIVNDAYNANPESMRAALRALAAMGKGRRTWAVLGKMAELGDESLAEHDAVGRLAVRLNVSKLVAVGGIEASWLQLGAYNEGSWGEESVHVSDAQAAVDLLRSELRPGDVVLVKASRSVGLESVAQALVETGAEGEVAAR; this is encoded by the coding sequence GTGATCGCCCTCTCCCTCGCCGAGATCGCAGCAGTCGTCGGCGGGCAGACGCACGACATACCGGATCCGTCCGCGCAGGTCACGGGACCGGTCGTCCGGGACTCCCGGGAGGTGGTGCCCGGCAGCCTGTTCGCCGCCTTCGCCGGCGAGCGCGCCGACGGCCACGACTACGCCCGGGCGGTCGTGGAGGCCGGAGCGGTGGCCGTGCTGGCATCCCGGCCCGTCGGCGTGCCCGCGATCGTCGTGGAGGACGTCCAGGCCGCCCTCGGCGCCCTCGCCCGGCACGTCGTGGGCCTGCTCGGCGCCACCCTCGTCGCCCTGACCGGCTCCGCCGGCAAGACCAGCACCAAGGACCTCATCGCCCAGGTGCTGCGGCGCAAGGCGCCGACCGTGTTCACGCCCGGCTCGCTCAACAACGAGATCGGGCTGCCGCTGACCGCCCTGTCCGCCACCGCGGAAACCCGTTTCCTGGTCCTGGAGATGGGTGCCCGCGGCATCGGCCACATCCGCTACCTCACCGGCCTCACCCCGCCGCGGATCGGCCTGGTGCTCAACGTCGGGACCGCCCACATCGGCGAGTTCGGCGGCCGCGAGCAGATCGCCCGGGCCAAGGGCGAACTGGTCGAGGCCCTGCCCGGGGACGGGACCGCCGTCCTCAACGCCGACGACCCGCTGGTGCGCGCCATGGCCGCCCGTACCAAGGCGAAGGTGGTCCTTTTCGGAGAGTCGGCCGAAGCGGACGTACGGGCCGAGAACGTGCGACTCACGGACAGCGGACGGCCCTCCTTCAGGCTTCACACACCCTCCGGTGCGAGTGATGTGACCATGCGCCTGTACGGTGAGCACCACGTGTCGAACGCGCTCGCCGCGGCCGCCGTCGCCCATGAGCTGGGCATGTCCGCGGAAGAGATCGCCACCGCGCTCTCCGAGGCGGGCTCCCTCTCCCGCTGGCGCATGGAGGTCACCGAGCGCCCGGACGGCGTGACCATCGTCAACGACGCCTACAACGCCAATCCCGAGTCCATGCGGGCCGCCCTCAGGGCGCTCGCGGCCATGGGCAAGGGACGGCGCACGTGGGCGGTGCTCGGCAAGATGGCCGAGCTGGGGGACGAGTCGCTCGCCGAGCACGACGCCGTCGGACGGCTGGCCGTCCGGCTCAACGTCAGCAAGCTCGTCGCGGTCGGGGGGATTGAGGCCTCCTGGCTGCAACTGGGCGCATATAACGAGGGTTCGTGGGGTGAGGAGTCGGTGCACGTGTCCGACGCACAGGCGGCGGTCGACCTGTTGCGCAGCGAGTTGCGCCCGGGGGACGTCGTGCTGGTGAAGGCGTCCCGTTCGGTGGGGCTGGAGAGCGTCGCCCAGGCGCTCGTCGAGACGGGTGCCGAGGGTGAGGTCGCCGCCCGATGA
- the mraY gene encoding phospho-N-acetylmuramoyl-pentapeptide-transferase, with amino-acid sequence MMKQILFSGVIGLFLTLVGTPLLIKLLARKGYGQYIRDDGPREHASKRGTPTMGGIAFILATIAAYFLSKLITGYAPTYSGLLVLGLMAGMGLVGFLDDYIKIVKRRSLGLRAKAKMAGQLIVGIGFAVLSLQFADGRNNTPASTKLSFITDFGWTIGPVLFVVWALFMILAMSNGVNLTDGLDGLATGASVLVFGAYTFIGVWQFQESCANATTLTNPNACYEVRDPLDLAVVASALMGACLGFLWWNTSPAKIFMGDTGSLALGGVLAGLAICSRTELLMAILGGLFVLITMSVVIQVGSFRLTGRRVFRMAPLQHHFELKGWSEVLVVVRFWIIQGICVIVGLGLFYAGWAADK; translated from the coding sequence ATGATGAAGCAGATCCTGTTCTCAGGAGTCATTGGCCTGTTCCTGACGCTGGTCGGCACCCCGTTGCTGATCAAGCTGCTGGCCCGCAAGGGCTACGGCCAGTACATCCGTGACGACGGCCCGCGCGAGCACGCCAGCAAGCGCGGTACGCCGACCATGGGCGGTATCGCCTTCATCCTGGCGACGATCGCCGCGTACTTCCTGAGCAAGCTCATCACCGGCTACGCCCCGACCTACTCCGGACTGCTGGTCCTGGGCCTGATGGCCGGCATGGGCCTGGTCGGCTTCCTGGACGACTACATCAAGATCGTCAAGCGGCGTTCGCTGGGTCTGCGGGCCAAGGCCAAGATGGCCGGCCAGCTGATCGTCGGCATCGGCTTCGCGGTGCTCTCCCTGCAGTTCGCCGACGGCCGCAACAACACCCCGGCCTCCACGAAGCTGTCGTTCATCACCGACTTCGGCTGGACCATCGGCCCGGTGCTGTTCGTCGTGTGGGCGCTGTTCATGATCCTCGCGATGTCGAACGGCGTGAACCTCACCGACGGCCTGGACGGCCTCGCCACCGGCGCCTCCGTCCTCGTCTTCGGCGCCTACACGTTCATCGGCGTCTGGCAGTTCCAGGAGTCCTGCGCCAACGCGACGACCCTGACCAACCCCAACGCCTGCTACGAGGTGCGCGACCCGCTCGACCTCGCCGTGGTCGCCTCCGCCCTGATGGGCGCCTGCCTCGGCTTCCTGTGGTGGAACACCTCGCCGGCGAAGATCTTCATGGGCGACACCGGCTCGCTCGCCCTCGGCGGCGTCCTCGCCGGCCTGGCCATCTGCTCCCGCACGGAGCTGCTGATGGCCATCCTGGGCGGCCTGTTCGTCCTCATCACCATGTCGGTCGTCATCCAGGTCGGCTCCTTCCGGCTCACCGGCAGGCGCGTGTTCCGGATGGCGCCGCTCCAGCACCACTTCGAACTCAAGGGCTGGTCCGAGGTCCTGGTGGTGGTCCGTTTCTGGATCATCCAGGGCATCTGCGTGATCGTCGGGCTGGGCCTCTTCTACGCGGGATGGGCAGCGGACAAGTGA
- the murD gene encoding UDP-N-acetylmuramoyl-L-alanine--D-glutamate ligase, with protein MGSGQVTSSVSSGFQGERVTVAGLGVSGVPAAKALHARGAVVTVVNDGDDARAREQAAELEALGITVRLGDGASLPEGTGLIVTAPGWRPDKPLFLAAREAGVPVWGDVELAWRLRGPGAAPWLAVTGTNGKTTTVQMLASILRAAGLRTAAVGNIGVSLLDAVLGEETHDVLAVELSSYQLHWAPSLRAHSAAILNLAPDHLDWHGSMEAYAADKGRVYEGNRVACVYNVADKLTEELVREADVEEGCRAVGFTLGTPAPSQLGVVDGILVDRAFVADRQKNAQELAEVRDVDPPAPHNIANALAAAALARAFGVPAHAVRDGLRAFRPDAHRITHVADIDGVAYVDDSKATNTHAAEASLASYEPIVWIAGGLAKGATFDELVTRSARRLRGAVLIGADRALIREALARHAPEVPVVDLGRTDTGAMLQAVTEAKRLARPGDTVLLAPACASMDMFTNYNQRGDAFAEAVRELGAGA; from the coding sequence ATGGGCAGCGGACAAGTGACCTCCTCGGTGTCTTCCGGGTTCCAGGGCGAGCGCGTCACCGTCGCCGGTCTCGGCGTCTCGGGCGTCCCGGCGGCCAAGGCGCTGCACGCGCGCGGCGCGGTCGTCACGGTCGTCAACGACGGCGACGACGCACGCGCGCGCGAGCAGGCCGCGGAGCTGGAGGCGCTCGGCATCACCGTGCGCCTCGGCGACGGGGCCTCCCTGCCGGAAGGCACCGGGCTGATCGTCACCGCGCCCGGCTGGCGGCCGGACAAGCCGCTGTTCCTGGCGGCGCGGGAGGCGGGCGTCCCCGTGTGGGGCGACGTGGAGCTGGCCTGGCGCCTCAGGGGACCCGGCGCGGCCCCCTGGCTGGCCGTCACGGGCACCAACGGCAAGACGACCACCGTGCAGATGCTCGCCTCGATCCTGAGGGCGGCGGGCCTGCGCACGGCCGCCGTCGGCAACATCGGCGTCTCCCTGCTGGACGCCGTCCTCGGCGAGGAGACCCACGACGTCCTCGCCGTGGAGCTGTCCAGCTACCAGCTGCACTGGGCGCCCTCCCTGCGGGCGCACTCCGCCGCGATCCTCAACCTCGCGCCCGACCACCTGGACTGGCACGGTTCCATGGAGGCCTACGCCGCCGACAAGGGCCGTGTCTACGAGGGCAACCGGGTCGCCTGCGTCTACAACGTGGCGGACAAGCTCACCGAGGAGCTGGTGCGTGAGGCAGACGTCGAAGAGGGCTGCCGCGCCGTCGGGTTCACCCTCGGCACCCCGGCGCCCTCCCAACTCGGCGTCGTGGATGGCATCCTGGTCGACCGGGCCTTCGTGGCGGACCGGCAGAAGAACGCGCAGGAGCTGGCCGAGGTCCGCGACGTCGACCCGCCGGCCCCGCACAACATCGCCAACGCCCTCGCCGCGGCGGCCCTGGCGCGCGCCTTCGGGGTGCCCGCCCACGCCGTGCGCGACGGCCTGAGGGCCTTCCGGCCGGACGCCCACCGGATCACGCACGTCGCCGACATCGACGGGGTGGCGTACGTGGACGACTCCAAGGCGACCAACACCCACGCCGCGGAAGCCTCTTTGGCGTCATATGAACCGATCGTATGGATTGCGGGTGGTCTGGCGAAGGGGGCGACCTTCGACGAGCTGGTCACCAGGTCCGCCCGGCGGCTTCGCGGTGCCGTCCTCATCGGCGCCGACCGCGCCCTGATCCGCGAGGCCCTGGCGCGACACGCGCCGGAAGTACCCGTGGTCGACCTCGGCCGGACCGACACTGGGGCGATGCTCCAGGCGGTGACGGAGGCGAAGCGGCTGGCTCGGCCCGGTGACACGGTGCTGCTGGCGCCGGCCTGCGCCTCCATGGACATGTTCACCAACTACAACCAGCGCGGTGACGCGTTCGCAGAGGCGGTCCGCGAACTCGGAGCGGGCGCCTGA
- the murG gene encoding undecaprenyldiphospho-muramoylpentapeptide beta-N-acetylglucosaminyltransferase: MHVVLAGGGTAGHIEPALALADALRRQDPTVGITALGTERGLETRLVPERGYELALIPAVPLPRKPTPELITVPGRLRGTIKAVEQIMERTKADAVVGFGGYVALPGYLAAKRLGVPIVIHEANARPGLANKIGSRYAAQVAVSTPDSKLRNARYIGIPLRRSIATLDRAAVRPEARARFGLDPNLPTLLVSGGSQGARRLNEVTQQVAPWLQQAGIQILHAVGPKNELPQVHQMPGMPPYIPVSYLDRMDLAYAAADMMLCRAGAMTVAELSAVGLPAAYVPLPIGNGEQRLNAQPVVKAGGGLLVDDAELTPEWVQQNVLPVLADPHRLYEMSRAASEFGRRDADDLLVGMVYEAIASRR, from the coding sequence GTGCATGTCGTACTCGCCGGCGGGGGAACCGCAGGCCACATCGAGCCCGCGCTCGCCCTCGCGGACGCCCTGCGCAGGCAGGACCCGACCGTGGGGATCACGGCCCTGGGCACGGAGCGGGGGCTGGAGACCCGGCTCGTTCCGGAGCGCGGCTACGAGCTGGCGTTGATCCCGGCCGTGCCGCTGCCGCGCAAACCCACCCCCGAGCTGATCACCGTCCCGGGCCGGCTGCGCGGCACCATCAAGGCCGTCGAGCAGATCATGGAGCGCACCAAGGCGGACGCCGTGGTCGGCTTCGGCGGTTACGTCGCCCTGCCCGGCTACCTGGCCGCCAAGCGGCTCGGCGTGCCCATCGTGATCCACGAGGCCAACGCCCGCCCCGGCCTCGCCAACAAGATCGGCTCCCGGTACGCCGCCCAGGTAGCCGTCTCCACGCCGGACAGCAAGCTCCGCAACGCGCGCTACATCGGCATCCCGCTGCGCCGCTCCATCGCCACGCTGGACCGCGCCGCCGTCCGTCCCGAGGCGCGCGCCCGCTTCGGCCTCGACCCGAACCTGCCCACGCTGCTCGTCTCCGGCGGCTCCCAGGGCGCCCGGCGCCTCAACGAGGTGACCCAGCAGGTCGCCCCGTGGCTGCAGCAGGCCGGCATCCAGATCCTGCACGCGGTGGGTCCGAAGAACGAACTGCCGCAGGTGCACCAGATGCCGGGCATGCCCCCCTACATCCCGGTAAGTTACCTGGACCGGATGGACCTCGCGTACGCGGCGGCCGACATGATGCTGTGCCGCGCGGGTGCGATGACCGTCGCCGAGCTCTCCGCCGTCGGGCTCCCGGCCGCCTACGTCCCGCTGCCCATCGGCAACGGCGAACAGCGGCTCAACGCCCAGCCGGTGGTCAAGGCCGGCGGCGGACTCCTCGTCGACGACGCGGAGCTCACGCCCGAGTGGGTGCAGCAGAACGTCCTGCCCGTGCTCGCCGATCCGCACCGGTTGTACGAGATGTCGCGCGCGGCGAGCGAGTTCGGCCGCCGTGACGCCGACGACCTGCTCGTCGGCATGGTGTACGAGGCGATCGCCTCGCGCCGTTAG